The DNA segment gtagtcgaaaaaatatgtatttcttacaCTGGAGAGTTATGATGACTAAGATAATATAAGCCAAATTCTCAGTATGGTTTCTAGTGTTCAATAAGTGTTAGCCATTGTGATGAGTATTAGTGTTTATTGCGACCCTCActgatttgttgatttttaatgaGATATTGTTTATAATCCTATGTGACTGAGAACCACTATGTTTATTTAGTCATAGTGCTTCAGTCAAAATGAATAGGCATACACACCTCCTCCTGTATCACTGAGCCCAGAAGGGACCCCTTGAATAATTCTTTTCTCACTTGAGAGGCTTTCTCTTCTGGTtgttctacacacacacacacacacacacacacacacacacacctctaagTCTTTCTGGATGTTCTACACTCCAGTGTATCCCATCACTCAGCACTTTGTTCCAGGTTGGTGACTGTCATCAGTGTAGGAATCCAAGTTTCTCTTGTCAACTGGGGACCCTTGAGCATAGTCCTTCTAAACCTTTTCCTTGGCCAAGATCCTAACTATTCCTACTCCATGAACCCTGCAGTCAGAACACAGGCTTGGCACATCCAGAACTTGTAAATAGAGTTATGTTTGAGTGAAACTAGTGTGAATCAGTAAAAAATGGCTGaaatgggcatggtggcacatgcctgtaatcctagtggctcaggaggtttgCAGgttcagcaacagcaaggcagtaagcaactcagtgagaccctgtctctaaataaaatacaaaataggactggggatgtggctcagtagttgagtgcccctgagttcaatcccaggttatccccccccaaaaaaaatggcTGAGAGGTAGAAGTCATTCAAGAGATTGTGGATTTTGGTTAGGGGCGGTGGTGGTAATATGTGTTTGAGAGAGACAGAAGTCTGGGATGACATCTAAGACCACCCAAGGGCATGGCAGAACACAGTGATTGGAGGTATACATGAAATGTGATTGGAAGCAAGATGTCTTGCCCTTCAAAGCACTAGATGCCTTAAGCCATCAGAGCTTGGCACCATAGTCCTCTGAACTCCACCTACTCACCCAACTCCATTCTACTTCTTTAGCTGGTGACCTGCTTCCTGTGTCACTTGTCTCACCAAAAGAGTATGTGCTGACCAGCAAAGATGGGTTTTTCAGGCCACCTGACAACTGCATTTCTAACAATAAATTAGCTAACATCTGACTTCCATATCAGTCTCTTCTAAGTTTCACCTGTGTGAGACAGAACCCCTTAGCTTGATCCATTAACAATAATTTACTGAACACTATGTACCTGTCATGATTCTTAGTATTGTATATAAATTATTCAATCTAATTTcttttgtaccagaaattgaacccaaaggggcttagccactgagccaatTTGTTAAATAGTAGTTTCCCCACCCCCCATAATTTCTTATGGTCCTAATCCACACAGTTTCTGATCAACCTAATCATACTCGCTAACCTGCTTTATTCTATTACCAACCCCAAGAAAAGAAATGCTCTTTCATTTAGCTTGGATGCTCTTCAGTGATATCTCTAGGCACATCTTCCTGCCTCTTCAGCTCCCAGGCTGCTGTGTCAGTGCCCTGGGAGATTTGAGACTGCTGCTGGTACTTGGCACAGGCAGTCTCTCTGAAAGCTGGCTGCTTCCTCGGGAACTGTCTGAGCACAGGCATGCTAGGACTCTGCACCTCACCAGTATGTGCACGACCTCCTGGAAACAGGAAGGCTTGGTCCAGGACATTTGGGTGTCTAAGGAAAGAGCATTCCATCCATTTGACATTTCCATGCTTGAGGCTCTACCCTCCCCTCTATACAATGAATAATGCAATCCTCTGTCCTCTGCCCGATTTGTCTGACATGATATAATGCTGTCTAGTGAGGAAGTATGGAGAGATGCCCTCTCACATGACAAAGTGGAGAGTGCTTCAGTGAACAACTTCCACACCCAGGGCCAGAGCCCCCGACATCCTATTTGCTGGCTCCTGGACTGTTCATTCATTGTACCACATGTGCCTGGGCCTGAGAACAGCACTGGCTCAGACACTGTTATTGTTCTCAGGGGTCTGTGCCATCAcagggggagagacagagacacaagCTGAGGGGCACATGTACAGGAGCCTAGTGGAGTACCAGGTACAACCCGCCACCACTATGCACCACCAGTCCTGCTCTTCCAGCCCTGTTGACTGCAGCTCCTGCATCTCCAACCTACTGTGCTCATCAATGCTTCTCTGCCCTGCCAGCTCTACATGTTCTGGAAGACCTCAGAAAACCTTCCCTGAATCCCCCAGGTGGGGATGACACCTTCTGTGCTCCCAGGACAATGGGCACATTCCCTACCATAGCTCCTGGCACATTGTTCTTAAGAACAATCAGCTTTCTTCTGACTTGTGCCCCACAGCAGATCTTGCATCTCTGAGAGCAGGAACGTGTTACTGCCTTCCCACTGTTGAGTGTGATGCCTGCCATATACTGTCTGGACAATAAGTACCTGCTAGTATTGAGTTTCCTAATTACAAAGCGACCTTACTACATTCCTTTAATAAATTTCACTTGGTCatagtgaagaaaacaaaaactattgtTGCTAGTTTCATATGTACCTTTCCACACTTTCATCTCTAATCATATGAACACACAAAGCAGGAACTTTACATATATGGCACTGTCATCTGTCATTGTGCCAGCTATTAACTTTGTTCATAGTGTCCTTCACtgaacaaaaattcttaatttttgtaacattttgaaataattttaaacttggAGAAACACTGACAAAGAATTCTGCTCTTCCCTCAGCCAGATTCCCCAAACGTGAACATCTATTTTATCTTCtctgtgtgattgtgtgtgtatacatatacattgtcTAAACTATTGAGCAAGTTGTAGACAAAACCTTTATTTCTAAATACTCCAATGTGTTATTTTCTGATAGCAAGGACTCTCACTAAATAACCACAATGCAGTTATCAAACTCAAGATACATACACTGATGCACTCCTAGTCTCTAATCTATAGAGTTTATTCAAATTTGACCAATTGTACCACttatttctagaaaatagaaaagggaaaaatcaggATCCAATCTAGGGTTCCATGTGGCATTTAGAATTGTGTCTCTTTGGCCTCCTTTGTTTGGAACAATTCTTCAGTCTTATCTTTCCTAACCttgacattttggaaaagtaCCGGACATTTGTTAATTTGGGTTAGTCTGGTGTTTCCCCATGATTAGATTCAGGCTGTGCATTTTTGGCAGGAACACCACAAAGTGATGCTGTGCCTTCTCAGAGCATCTTATCAGGAGGCATGTGATGTCAATTTGTCCCATTACTGGTGATGTTAACTTTGATTACTTGGTTAAGGTGGTGTCTGTCAGGGTCCTATGCTACAAATTACTATGTTTGCCCTCTGTAATTAATAAATATCCTGTGGACATGAAATACTTAATTTCTATGCAATCAAAATCATCGGTGTTTTGCAacaataatttgttcttttgatgTTTTGAGTCTTTCTCACTCCTAGGTAACTGATTtcctgcaattttttttctttttttggtgatgAGGACCCAACCAAGGGCCCCACACATCTACacaaagcactctaccattgagctacaccccctgcttcctgcaacttaaaaaaaattaattatatagttatattttCTTACTTGGGTCTTGAAGATATCTAGAATTCACCTTTGAATGTGTAACATTGTTTAGAGACGTGGTTCTCATCTTGCTCCATATAGTGAGCCAGTTTTTTCAACATTATCTACTAAACAACCTATCACTTCCTCAGTGACGGTGGTGCCAcatttattacatattatatgttctcatttatattatattatatatgggTCAGTTCTGTGTTAGTCTCTTTGCTCttataccaataccatgctatggtttttgttttattttgttttgctttttggtagtagagattgaacccaggggtgcttaaacactgagcctcatccccaatctttttgtattttttattttgagacaggatctcactaagttgctgagcacctcgctaaattgctgaggctgactttgaactctcaatcctcctgcctcagcctcccgagttgctgggattacaggagtgcaccaccatgtctggctaccatgctgttttgattacggTAGCCTTGAAAGTATATCTTGACATCTGATAGGGAAAGAACGACTCTATTTTTGTAATATAttgactttattcatttttgaaatttatttctttgtataaataCTGGAGTaagttttttgcatttttcagaaaGTCCTCACGAACTTGAATTAGGATTGCATTAAACCTATACATTAAGAGGGAAAAACTAACACTGTTAGTTATTAAACTGTTCCACCCAAGACACTGGAGCTTCCTTTTTACTTCATTTGGATCACTTCTCTGaacttttaatgttttcttatatatttcttGAGTAAATTCTCTGATTCTTTATAGTTATGTCATATTGTGAATggacattcttttttatattaaaatcttttttatttttatagactgcattttgattcattacataaatgtggtacaacttttcatttctatggttgtacacaatgtagattcacacccttcatgtaatcatacatgtacatagggtaatactgtttcattctactatctttttgtcccccaccctctcccaccccattttcctctacaccatccaaagttccttcatccttctcttccccctgccacccccgcCCTGTTATATATTgccatgcacttatcagagaaaacattgggcctttggtttatttgggtttggcctatttcacttagcatgatattctccaacttcatatatttaccagcaaatgccataattttattcttctttatgactgagtaatattctgttgtgtatatataccacagtgtctttatccattcgtcaaccgaagggtatctaggttggttccacaatctagctattgtgaattgagctgctgtgaatattgatgtagctgcatcactgtagtatgctgattttaagtcctttgggtataaaccaaggagtgggatagctaggtccattccaggttttctgaggaatctccatactgctttccagagtggctgaaccaaattgcaactccaccagtaatgtatgagtgtgcctttttccccacatccacgccaacacttattattgcttgtgttcttgataatagctattctaattggagttagatgaaatcttagggtagttttaatttgcatttctctaattactagggatgatcagcactttttcatatatttgttgatcacctgtatatcttcttctgtgaagtgtctgcccatttccttagcccatttattgattgggttctctgTATTTTGggtgtgaagttttttaagttctttataaactttggagatgagtgctctgtctgaaatgtgtatggaaaagattttctcccactctgtaggctctcttttcacattattgattgtttcctgtgctgagaaaaaaactttttagttagaatcaatcccatttattgattcttgcctttatttcttgcactatgggggtcttgttaaggaagtctggtcctaaaccaacgtgatggagattcgggcctactttttcttccatttggtgaatggtctcaggcctaattcctagatccttgatccattttgagttgagttttgtacagggtgagagataggggtttaatttcattttactgcatatggatttccagttttgccagcaccatttgttgaagaggctatcttttctccattgtaagtttttgacacctttgtctagtatgagataactgtacttaagtgggtatgtctccatgtcctctgtcctgtaccattggtctgcctgtctattttggtgccaataccatgccgtttttgctactattgctctatagtagagtttaagttctggtattgtgatacctcctgcatcaatcttcctgcccaggattggtttcgctattctgggtcttttgttcttccagatgaatttcattattgctttttttgtttctatgagaaatgtcatagggattttaattggaattgcattaaatctgtatagcgcctttggaagtatggccattttgataatattacttctgcctatccaagaacatgggaaatctttccatcttctaagttcttcctcaatttctttcttcaatgttttgtagttttcattgtagagatcgttcacctctttggttagattgattcccaagtattttatttttttaggctattgtgaatggaattattttcctcatttccctttcagatgtttcattgtttatgtataaaaatgctttagatttatgcgtgttgattttatatcctgctattttgctgaattcatttatgagatctagaagttttctggtggagttttttggatcctctaaatatagaatcatgtcatccgcaaatagtgacagcttgagttcctcttttcctatttgtatccctttaatttctttactctctctatttgctctggctagtatttcaaaaATGATGGACATTCTTTTATTGCATTTTCTGGTTGATTATAACTGCTATAGAGATATGCTATTGGTTTTTGTAGATTAATCTTGTATCAGGCTATCTTGCTGAATTCTCTTATAATAAAATAGCTTGTTgattttattggtattttgagatGGATAACTGCCTCACTAATtatgattttatgtatataaCTGGATCTGTTATATATGTATCTATTAATTATATGTATCTATTATATGTATCTATTAATATTTCTGTAAGTAACCACCTGTCTCTATAGTAAGCTATTCATGAGTTCATACTAATGGCTCCAACTCCAATCCATAATGGCCTGGATCATTCTAACCTTCTCTCTTTGCTCATCTATGACCTCCCATTCCAACATTAAGATGCCTGGTTCgcctggcatggtggcatatgcctgtgatcccagtgcctcccgaggctgaggcaggaagattgcaaatttgaggacagcctgggcaatttagcaaagaccctgtctccaaataaatgaTGATGTTGgcaatgatgatgataataagaagggctggggtgtagctcagtggtaaagcaccctgggttcaatccccagttcagaatggggggaggaaggaaacCTGACTCCCACCATGCACTATTCACTTATTTAAATTGTTCAAATCCAGCATATATGAATCATAGTTTCAAAAATGTTAACCCATTTCCCCATGGGAAACAACTTTGTCAACTAGAgttcttttacctttagtcttACAGACTCTGCATTTCCAAAGCAACTTAGGTTAGCACCATTCTCCGTTCTTCTTCAGTAAGGTCATTTCATACATATGCAATACAGCTAGAGTCTTTGCCACATTCTGCATTCCATCCTAAGATCTCTCGTTCtcttgaatgattttttaaaattgtgtatacATAACACTTCACTCTGTGCTGGAAAGATGGGTGTGTTTGACAAATGTATAGGGTCATATATCACCTGTCACATTACTATGCAGAATCACTTCAGTACCCCTCCCAAATCCCCTATGTTTCACCATTCAACAGTTACTACACCTTCACCCCCATACCcaataattttgtttatcatcTTTATAGTTTTGCTTGTTTCATGATGTCATATAGATGAAATCATACACTTTGTAGCCTTTTCAGACtaacttgtttcacttagcaataGGCATTTGAAATCACCTATGTATTTGCGTGGTTTGATAGCTCATTCCTTtatattgctgaatagtattttgttatatgGATGTAGCACTTATCTGGGAGCTGGAGTGTAGCTctgtgttagagcacttgcctagcatgcgagaggccctgggtttgattcccagcactacaaaaacaaaacacaacaaagaaaacatctTTGTTGTTTCCAGTAGTCAGtggtaacaaattaaaaaaaaaaaaaaagtgctatgaacatttatgtgccttttttttgtgtgtgtggatatAAGTTTTCTAATTAGCTAAGTAATTATCTAGGAGTGTAATCACTGGATTATGAAGTAAAACTATATTTAGCTTTTTAAGAatctgccaaactgtcttccaaaatggttgtaccattccacattcccaccagcaatgaacaagATGTTCCTGTTGCTTCACATCCTTGTTAGCAATTGGTATTGTCCGTTTCCTGGATTTTCACCAGTTAAAAGGTATGTAGTGgccatttattatattttttaagtattttgttattaatttttagttgtaatgCATTATGGTTAAGAAACATAGTCTCTATGCTACTGATCAGTTGGGATGGATTGGTCTTTGTGGTCTAATACGTGGTCTGTTTTTGTACatcttttcagttttgaaaagagTATTTCTTGTTTGTGAACCAGAGCTTACCATAGTGGTTCTGAGCCCAGGCTTTAGAATCACCTTGCTGAGTTTCAGACCCTGGTCTAAGGTTAATAGCAGTGTGGACTCAGGCAAACTATAGTGAACTTCCATTTCTCAGCTTCTTTAATAAATGAGAATTATAATAGTATCCACCTTTTAAAGTTATTATAAGGATTAAAAGAGCTAACATTTCCAAGTTAGAACTGCATAGTAAGCATGATATCAATGTctgtataagaaataaatatatctaaACTTATTGTATATTTTAGGTCTTTTATATTCCTCATGTTTttactctgtgtatgtgtgtttgtacgtgtgtgtgtgtgtgtgtgtgtgtgtgtatgtgtgtgcacactggGGATAAACCCACAGTCTTCTGAATACTAGGCAAGCAATACTAGGCAAGCAagcaccactgaactacatccccagccccattttatgtatgtatgtatgtgtatatatatgtgatggggattgaacacagggacactttactactgagctacatactctACCCtttgtatactttattttgagacagggtctcactaagttgctgaggctggcctccaactagcaatcctcccacttcagcctcccaagttgctgggactcattttacttttaatctatcaGTTTACAAGGATAATATACTAAAATCTCTAACTGTATTTGTTGATATATTTAGTTCCTGCTGACCAACTAGCAAGttgtttgaaatatatatatatatatatttttttttttaatattttttgttgtagatgacatgatacctttattttatttattcttatgtggtactgaggtttaaacacagtgcctcacacatgctaggcaagcgctctgccactgagctacagcccctgcCCTGTTTGATATATTTTGATGCTGTAGTAATCGAATCAGATTCATATGTTTGTGACAGATAGAAcctattttttattgttctttttgtaagtataaatataaaatatcctttgttccttgagatacacacacacacgcgcgcgcgcgcgcatgcacacacacacacacacctttgtttctttttcttttcttttttttgtggtgctggggattgaacccagggccttgtgcttgccaggcaagcactctaccagctgagctatctccccagcccttgttttgactttttgtgctttaatgttctgtagtcaAATGAAAGCATACTTCAACCAACACTGAGGCCACTGCCTCACCAGCCCAAAGGTGTGTCTTCCCCTACAGTCCCTTATTTGGTCTTTTtgcaagttgctagaattacaaaAATAACCACTGTAAATTCTCTGTATCTGGTATATAAAAACTGAGCAAAAAGTATCTCAGTAGTTGttacctaaaaacaaaacatcttAGAAAAATACAACACAGGTTTAACTTCTGCAGTATTCTTTCTCATATAAAACAGTAGTAAAATAGGCTTCTTAAGAATTAAatagtgggggctggggagatagctcagtcggtagagtgcttgtcttgtaagcacaaggccctgggttcgatccccagcaccaaaaaaaaaaaaaaaaaaagaattaaatagtgAAATATCAACCAAATTATATACATTGTTACAGTGCAagtgaatgagaaaaacatccagTTCTTAGTCTCCCAGGTAGGGAGTCGGGGCATGTGGTGACTTGGGCCACGCGCTCCTGATGCCTCTGTGGGGCCGAAGAGAGGTTTTGAGGGACAAGCAAATGCAGAGCAGGTCCCAGGGAAGGCTAGCACTGTGGCCTTTCTGATGACAGAGTGGGGACCGTTTTATTGCTTGCTAATTCGCAGCCTTCTCCTGGTCGCTCGCCCTTGCTCTCCACGCAATGCGGCACAGGTGGAGCTAACCCCGGAGAAGACAGACGTGGACTTGGTGTCCTCAACGTCCAAGAGGGTTGGTCCTGGTCTTTGGTGGTCTGACAACATGGTGGGAGCCTCCACAGCTTCCCTGCGGATGGCCACGTTTGCCCAGGGGCCTGAGGGCAGGCAGCAGGGCCTGCAGCTCAGACGACTCTGTGCTGGGCGCCGCTTGGCAGCGCTGGGGCTGGAGGGGTAACTGTTTGCAGTCAGAACTTTGTCAGTGAGCCGGCTGCGCTTCCGCTTGTCCGCCCCGTCTTTACACCGCAGGTCTGAGGAGCTCTCCTCTTTGTCTTTGCTGggtttttctgtttgatttcccCACGTGCCCTGAAGATGAAGAAACGTCGTCGGCCCACCGTGGGGGTCCCCGTCTTCCTtcatctctttcatttcctcttcagtgACCACTTTTCCTTCTGGACTTCCTGAATGATCTCTTCTGGAAGGATGAAATTCCTCTCTGGATTTGGGAATGGAAGAATCTCAGACTCGTGCAGTGCCTGCATGTCGTACATAGTGCTCAGATGGTCCCAGATGACCTTGGATGGGACCTGCCGCCCAGTATTCTGGCTGAATTTGTCCCTGATACAAATCATGTGGAAGTGTTGGTTTACCCCGGGCTTGTGGCCCAGCATGGCGTGGAAGAGGCACACCTCCACCTCGGGGCTCCACACCACCGTCTCCGCTGGGCTGGTGGCCGCCTCCCCCGGTCCCTTGTCGCCCGGGGCGTCCCCGCCGCCCACCTCGGCCTCCCCCATGGCCGCCGGGAGCGACCAGCGCCGGGCGCGAGCAGGCGCGGCCACGGGCTCCCACATTTTTCTCTTacatgtctttcttttcttttcgttttactggtattgggaattgaacccaggaatgctctacccttgagtcacatcccaagcccttttattttttttattttgagacacacaATATAAAAGGTTTTATGaagttggccaggctggcctcaagtttgtgatcctcctgcctgagtctcccaagtgcctgggattacaggtgtgtgtgcacactgcACCAGCTACTTTTCCCTACCAGTACCTTTACCTATTGGTTTCAACCTTTATATTTGCTTCTTAAAGGCAACATCtggattttgttctttattaaagATTCTCTTGTTTTGGACTTTGTTTGGATACAGGGTGTCTTAAATTTCACAGGCTGGGCTCCAGCTCATGATCCTCCAGCTGGGATCACCTGCGTGTGCCACTAGAGAATCTCTTTTAATGTTTAACTCATTTCTAATTATATATTTCctgttattttattacttaattcTCCCTTCTTGTGTTGTCTTTTCCATATACTATGTTtcacattgtttctttttctccatttccttatttCCATAGAGTTTTAAAAAGCTTATATTTATGGTATGGTGATGGCCTTCAGACCtatttgtatatttacttttCCCTActgtttgattgattgattttctttctttctatttctctctttccatACGCATGTATGTATATTCTGGGCAATGACTCCAGCTACACTAAGCTACtaagctcttttttattttttttattttgacacagggtgtAAATTTtgggggctggcctcaaacttttgatactccggcctcaaactcctgagtcactggaattataggcatgggccactgagtccagctttttttttttttttttttcagttgaactcaggggtgcttaaccactgagccacatcctcaggtcttttcattttttaatttgagacaggatttcagtaagctgcttagggcctcactaaattgttgagactggccttgaacatcaatcctcctgcctaagactcccaaactgctgggattacaggcacgagccactgcacccagcagagcTCAGCTCTTTACTTTATACAGGTTTCGGGTCCTTgaccctttttttcttct comes from the Sciurus carolinensis chromosome 9, mSciCar1.2, whole genome shotgun sequence genome and includes:
- the LOC124993616 gene encoding LOW QUALITY PROTEIN: MRG/MORF4L-binding protein-like (The sequence of the model RefSeq protein was modified relative to this genomic sequence to represent the inferred CDS: inserted 1 base in 1 codon), which encodes MWEPVAAPARARRWSLPAAMGEAEVGGGDAPGDKGPGEAATSPAETVVWSPEVEVCLFHAMLGHKPGVNQHFHMICIRDKFSQNTGRQVPSKVIWDHLSTMYDMQALHESEILPFPNPERNFILPEEIIQEVXEGKVVTEEEMKEMKEDGDPHGGPTTFLHLQGTWGNQTEKPSKDKEESSSDLRCKDGADKRKRSRLTDKVLTANSYPSSPSAAKRRPAQSRLSCRPCCLPSGPWANVAIRREAVEAPTMLSDHQRPGPTLLDVEDTKSTSVFSGVSSTCAALRGEQGRATRRRLRISKQ